DNA sequence from the Nitrospirota bacterium genome:
AGATTCTGAGGTCCCTCATCTCAACCTTAGCCTCAGCCTTAACCTTCCAATAACGCTGGCGGACTTTTTCAGCATCCTGCTAGGGACCAGAGCCTGGAGTTACGGAGTCTTGGCGCAGCGGAACCCTGTGCCGAGGCCTCCGAACGACGGCAAACGGCTTTCCCGATCCGCACTACGCAGGTCTTTCGGACTGCTGCCCCAGGAGCCGCCACGGACCACTTTGTAGTCGCCTTTTGGCGGTCCTGTCGGGTTCCTCGCTGGACCGGTCTTGTAATAGTCCTTGCTATACCAGTCGCTGACCCACTCCCAGACATTCCCGGCCATGTCGTACACACCATAGGGACTCTTGCCAGCTTCATAAATCCCCACCGGCGTTAACACCACGTGGTTGTTCCATACTTCTTTCTTCATATTCGCGTGAAAATTCGTCGGGAGTTGATTCCCCCAGGGATAGGTCCGGCCATCCGTCCCTCGCGCCGCCTTCTCCCACTCGGCCTCTGTCGGTAGGCGCTTGCCTGCCCATCTGCAATAGGCATCTGCATCCGCCCAATCCACATTGACGACCGGACGCCTTTGGTTCACGGGTTTGTTCATGATATGCCAGTCAGCCGGTGCTTCACGGGCTGTCGCATCCAAGAACACCCCATATTTCCCTACTGACATCTGGTCCTTATCCATCCAAAAGGGATCCAGATAGACCTTGCGCACCGGCTGTTCGTCCGGGTCTCCCCCCAAACTCCCCATCGTAAACTCTCCCGCTGGCACCAGCACCATTGACGAATCCTGAACCTTGCTTGATGCAGTCTTCTCATAACTCCGTTTGTGGCTCTGTGGGATTCTCTGTTGCAGTTGAGAGTAGACCAGCTGTTGCTCGTCATCGAGGCCCAGCTTGTAGGCAATGTCCAGGGTATCCTCGGCCTGACTGACCTGCTTTGGTGAAGGGTTTGGCTCGTTGATGGCCTGCTTCGCATCGTCCAGCAAGCGCCAGACTTTGGATTTTTGCCCCCGTTGTTTGGCCAGGCTGGCCACTGAGGATTTCGCATCGAGCTCCAGCGATGTCCGGTA
Encoded proteins:
- a CDS encoding formylglycine-generating enzyme family protein produces the protein MVLVPAGEFTMGSLGGDPDEQPVRKVYLDPFWMDKDQMSVGKYGVFLDATAREAPADWHIMNKPVNQRRPVVNVDWADADAYCRWAGKRLPTEAEWEKAARGTDGRTYPWGNQLPTNFHANMKKEVWNNHVVLTPVGIYEAGKSPYGVYDMAGNVWEWVSDWYSKDYYKTGPARNPTGPPKGDYKVVRGGSWGSSPKDLRSADRESRLPSFGGLGTGFRCAKTP